One segment of Mycolicibacterium sp. YH-1 DNA contains the following:
- a CDS encoding alkaline phosphatase family protein, producing MGYARHVGRVGALAVALGVGAAVASAPGIAYADPSEGGASSSDATSSTSAGESSSPKSAPKSSLKSSLKSSLKSALKSSADADADTDTSGSDPKPASGAAAESAKDIDTPAADEPATDGTAAATPADAEVADTEAPADVVGAEETLPVVIDEVVPPVVIDEGTPLVNPPVQDPVKGNDSGQDPAKGNSAKPPAAHEQVTDVDTTVKVADEVEQQPQASLLAAVDEISTQLAAHDATTVAAASNSVVSPPAVPVRPKTLVGVVTEIVASVLQPLLHLGEGSPIQLPILSAALSLVRNEFERILAPARANFMAQQTVSLVPNPTPPPSVLVDPTQPRVLVIAIDGANLSRILADDYNQNFFDLMGVSTTSASSIVGHTTISNPSWTAILTGVWGERTGVINNVFTPWTYNTWPTVFNQLEAIDRDIQTVAVGNWDVINGIAGAGSIPADQNVFIGQVAGDKNWLATDDAVADWTVDSISGLNGPTPNFLFSYFVGVDENGHMYGSASEEYKLAIRNMDDNLGEILDAVAAREAMGEEWTILVVTDHGHQPQVGFGHGFQSPAETGTFVIAEGTDFGDGLINPRYEIVDITPTVVTLFGGTPRAGSDGVSLTTLGGSDLDPVDLKQALKDAIATNGYPDIGTQVALGVRTVFASVPYYVLTFGKEIVAALPSFLSGPAQIVIDGLYVITNIPAQIVSFLTGVSGARIFPLLPPAPPAFTPEQDAILPDAVLMAGCGVTGSIAESWCGAASVA from the coding sequence ATGGGTTATGCGAGGCACGTCGGTCGCGTCGGAGCGCTGGCAGTCGCGTTGGGGGTGGGCGCGGCCGTGGCGTCGGCTCCGGGCATCGCCTACGCAGACCCCTCGGAGGGCGGGGCGTCGTCGTCCGACGCCACGTCATCGACTTCTGCGGGGGAGTCCTCGTCTCCGAAGTCGGCACCGAAGTCTTCCCTCAAGTCTTCCCTCAAGTCGTCGTTGAAGTCCGCGTTGAAATCCTCGGCAGACGCCGATGCCGACACCGACACGTCAGGGTCGGATCCGAAGCCGGCATCGGGCGCGGCCGCAGAGTCCGCGAAGGACATCGACACCCCCGCTGCCGATGAGCCCGCTACTGATGGCACCGCCGCTGCCACACCTGCGGACGCCGAGGTCGCTGACACCGAGGCGCCGGCCGACGTCGTGGGCGCCGAGGAAACCCTGCCCGTGGTCATTGACGAGGTGGTCCCACCGGTCGTCATCGATGAGGGCACCCCGCTCGTGAATCCGCCGGTTCAGGACCCGGTGAAGGGCAACGACTCAGGGCAGGACCCGGCGAAGGGCAATTCGGCCAAGCCCCCCGCCGCCCACGAGCAGGTGACCGACGTCGACACGACGGTCAAGGTTGCCGACGAAGTCGAGCAACAGCCGCAGGCGTCCCTGCTTGCCGCCGTTGACGAAATCTCCACTCAGCTCGCGGCCCATGACGCCACAACGGTTGCGGCGGCATCGAATTCGGTGGTCTCACCACCAGCGGTGCCGGTTCGACCGAAGACCCTGGTCGGCGTCGTCACGGAGATCGTCGCCTCGGTGCTGCAGCCGCTGCTGCACCTGGGGGAGGGGTCGCCGATCCAGCTGCCGATCCTGTCGGCGGCGCTGTCGTTGGTGCGAAACGAGTTCGAGCGGATCCTCGCTCCCGCCAGGGCGAACTTCATGGCCCAACAAACGGTCTCTCTGGTCCCCAATCCCACGCCACCACCCTCGGTGCTGGTGGATCCCACGCAGCCGCGCGTGCTGGTGATCGCCATCGACGGCGCGAACTTGAGCAGGATCCTGGCCGACGACTACAACCAGAACTTCTTCGACCTGATGGGGGTCAGCACCACCTCCGCCTCGAGCATCGTCGGGCACACCACCATCTCCAACCCGTCATGGACGGCGATTCTGACCGGGGTGTGGGGCGAGCGGACCGGGGTGATCAACAACGTCTTCACCCCGTGGACCTACAACACGTGGCCGACGGTGTTCAACCAACTCGAGGCGATCGATCGAGACATCCAGACCGTGGCCGTCGGGAACTGGGACGTCATCAACGGCATCGCAGGGGCCGGATCGATCCCCGCCGATCAGAACGTCTTCATCGGTCAGGTCGCGGGGGACAAGAACTGGCTGGCGACCGATGACGCGGTCGCCGACTGGACCGTCGACTCGATCTCGGGTCTAAACGGCCCGACCCCGAACTTCCTCTTCAGCTACTTCGTCGGTGTCGACGAGAACGGCCACATGTACGGCTCCGCCTCGGAGGAGTACAAACTGGCCATCCGGAACATGGACGACAACCTCGGTGAGATCTTGGACGCGGTGGCCGCCCGCGAGGCCATGGGCGAGGAGTGGACCATCCTCGTGGTCACCGACCACGGCCACCAGCCGCAGGTGGGCTTCGGTCACGGATTCCAATCACCGGCTGAGACAGGGACATTCGTCATTGCCGAGGGGACAGATTTCGGCGACGGTTTGATCAACCCGCGGTACGAGATCGTCGACATCACGCCGACGGTGGTGACTCTGTTCGGCGGCACACCGCGCGCCGGCTCCGACGGTGTGTCGCTGACGACGCTCGGCGGAAGTGACCTCGACCCCGTCGACCTGAAGCAGGCGCTAAAGGATGCGATCGCCACGAACGGCTATCCCGATATCGGCACCCAGGTGGCGTTGGGTGTGCGTACGGTCTTCGCCTCGGTGCCCTACTACGTGTTGACCTTTGGCAAGGAGATCGTCGCGGCGCTGCCGAGCTTCCTGTCAGGGCCGGCGCAGATCGTCATCGATGGCCTGTATGTGATCACCAACATCCCCGCCCAGATCGTCTCGTTCCTGACCGGTGTGTCGGGCGCCCGCATCTTCCCGCTGCTGCCACCGGCGCCGCCCGCGTTCACGCCGGAGCAGGACGCGATTCTGCCGGACGCCGTCCTCATGGCCGGCTGCGGTGTCACCGGCTCGATCGCCGAGTCGTGGTGCGGCGCGGCCAGTGTCGCGTGA
- a CDS encoding M48 family metallopeptidase — MTKEAVGRTTFPDISSRAWEHPADRTALTALRRLKGFDQILKVLSGMLRERQHRLLYLASAARVGPRQFADRDVILQECVSVLDAPVKPELFVVQSPTVNAYTIGMEQPFIVLTSGMCDLMSEAEMRFVIGHELGHALSGHAVYRTMLMHLMRLSSALGFLPVGGWALRAIVAALMEWQRKSELSGDRAGLLCGQDFDAGIRVQLKLAGGGRLDKMDSQAFLAQAAEYDRSGDMRDGVLKLLNLELQTHPFSVLRAAALTKWVDSGGYGAILAGDYPVRSNDEDHSWSDDVAAAARVYRDGFDQSDDPLIRGLRDGLSGVVDGVGRAATNAADTLGRKITDWRRGSSDSPEQ; from the coding sequence GTGACCAAGGAAGCCGTCGGCCGAACAACGTTCCCCGACATCAGCTCGCGCGCGTGGGAGCACCCCGCGGACCGGACCGCGCTCACGGCGTTGCGTCGGCTCAAGGGATTCGATCAGATCCTCAAGGTGCTGTCGGGCATGCTGCGAGAACGCCAGCACCGGCTCCTGTACTTGGCAAGCGCTGCACGCGTGGGACCGCGCCAGTTCGCCGATCGCGACGTGATACTGCAGGAGTGTGTCTCAGTGCTGGACGCGCCAGTCAAACCAGAGCTGTTCGTGGTGCAGTCGCCGACCGTCAACGCGTACACAATCGGGATGGAGCAGCCGTTCATCGTACTCACATCGGGGATGTGCGACTTGATGAGCGAAGCCGAAATGCGTTTCGTCATCGGGCACGAACTCGGCCACGCCCTCAGCGGGCATGCCGTGTATCGGACCATGCTGATGCACCTCATGCGACTGTCGTCGGCACTTGGCTTCCTACCTGTCGGCGGCTGGGCGTTGCGTGCCATCGTCGCCGCGCTCATGGAGTGGCAGCGAAAGTCGGAGCTGTCCGGTGACCGCGCCGGCCTGTTGTGCGGGCAGGACTTCGATGCCGGCATCCGGGTGCAACTGAAGCTGGCTGGAGGCGGCCGGCTCGACAAGATGGACTCGCAGGCCTTCCTTGCCCAAGCCGCCGAGTACGACCGCAGCGGCGACATGCGCGACGGAGTGCTCAAGCTGCTCAACCTCGAGCTTCAGACCCATCCGTTCTCGGTGCTTAGGGCCGCCGCACTGACGAAGTGGGTCGACTCCGGAGGATACGGCGCAATCCTGGCCGGGGACTATCCCGTGCGGTCGAACGACGAAGACCATTCCTGGAGTGACGATGTAGCCGCGGCCGCCCGGGTGTACCGCGATGGCTTCGACCAGTCCGATGATCCGTTGATTCGCGGACTGCGAGATGGGTTGTCGGGCGTCGTCGACGGAGTGGGGCGCGCTGCCACAAATGCCGCAGACACGCTGGGGCGCAAGATCACCGATTGGCGCCGCGGCAGCAGCGACAGCCCCGAGCAGTGA
- a CDS encoding acyl-CoA dehydrogenase family protein has protein sequence MKLTLSEADAAFRDELREFFTTQIPADIRERMRAGQVRFPDDVTTAQRIMNQRGLAVPNWPVEWGGQDWTPLQRQIWSDEMRLACVPEPLAFNASMVGPVIAAFGSQELKERFLAPTANLDIWWCQGFSEPEAGSDLASVRTTAVRDGDSYVINGQKTWTTLGQYADWIFVLARTDPDAPKRQAGISFLLAEMSTPGITLRPIKTIDGGYEVNEVFFEDVRVPADQLVGEENSGWTYAKFLLSNERTGIARIGTTKVWLAQVKEHAANTPTEDGTLLDDPLFAARVAEVENELLALELTQLRVSGSEADGKPNPASSILKLKGSQLQQAVTELLIDVAGPDALPVGASDIDTPAWAQLAAPKYLNYRKVSIYGGTNEVQRNIVASTILGL, from the coding sequence ATGAAGTTGACGCTCAGTGAGGCCGACGCCGCCTTCCGCGACGAGTTGCGAGAGTTCTTCACCACGCAGATCCCCGCGGACATCCGCGAGCGGATGCGAGCGGGCCAGGTCCGCTTCCCCGACGACGTGACCACGGCGCAGCGAATCATGAACCAACGCGGCCTCGCGGTGCCGAACTGGCCGGTGGAATGGGGTGGCCAGGACTGGACACCGCTTCAGCGACAGATCTGGTCCGACGAGATGCGGCTGGCCTGTGTACCCGAGCCGCTGGCGTTCAACGCCAGCATGGTCGGCCCGGTGATCGCCGCCTTCGGTTCGCAGGAACTCAAGGAGCGGTTCCTGGCACCAACCGCGAACCTCGACATCTGGTGGTGCCAGGGCTTCTCCGAGCCGGAGGCCGGTTCCGATCTGGCGTCGGTCCGCACCACCGCAGTCCGTGACGGCGACTCCTACGTGATCAACGGTCAGAAGACGTGGACCACGTTGGGCCAGTACGCCGACTGGATCTTCGTTCTCGCGCGCACCGACCCGGACGCGCCCAAGCGGCAGGCAGGCATCTCCTTTCTGCTCGCCGAGATGTCGACGCCGGGCATCACGCTGCGCCCCATCAAGACGATCGACGGCGGCTATGAGGTCAATGAGGTCTTCTTCGAGGATGTCCGTGTCCCCGCCGATCAACTGGTCGGCGAGGAGAACAGCGGCTGGACCTACGCCAAGTTCCTTCTGAGCAACGAGCGCACCGGCATCGCCAGGATCGGCACAACGAAGGTCTGGCTGGCCCAGGTCAAGGAGCACGCCGCGAACACACCGACCGAGGACGGCACGCTGCTGGACGACCCGCTGTTCGCGGCCCGCGTCGCGGAGGTCGAGAACGAACTGCTGGCTCTGGAGCTCACGCAGCTGCGGGTCAGCGGTTCGGAGGCCGACGGCAAGCCGAACCCGGCGTCATCGATCCTCAAGTTGAAGGGCAGCCAGCTTCAGCAGGCGGTCACCGAGTTACTGATCGACGTCGCGGGCCCCGACGCGTTACCAGTCGGCGCCAGCGACATCGACACGCCGGCGTGGGCTCAGCTCGCCGCGCCGAAGTATCTCAACTACCGCAAGGTCTCGATCTACGGCGGGACCAACGAAGTGCAACGCAATATCGTCGCCTCGACGATTCTGGGACTGTGA
- a CDS encoding cutinase family protein, translated as MGLRSAGRWVGRGAAALSIAAVQLWTPNGVPLAAAADCADAEVVFARGTDEPKGMGAVGNAFVDALREQAVGLNIATYAVDYDAGKLQLGSGDGAKDAIKRIKATATSCPDTKIVLGGYSQGANVINIVAGNPIVGIAWGASLPSSFATNVAAIATFGNVANRSGTKLPSQSEMFAGKGIDLCNPADPICHAGPGNEWSGHTDGYVPGYTTQAAAFVASKLLAGTDQVAPGIGPPTGYGQLPGYDTSLPGPAPQVPIYASQPRGSDHMPPGWDESAPGFDPSLATGLP; from the coding sequence ATGGGCCTGCGATCGGCGGGTCGCTGGGTCGGCCGCGGCGCTGCCGCGCTCAGCATCGCCGCCGTTCAGCTGTGGACTCCGAACGGCGTGCCGCTTGCGGCCGCCGCCGACTGCGCCGACGCCGAGGTGGTTTTCGCACGGGGCACCGACGAGCCGAAGGGCATGGGCGCCGTTGGCAACGCCTTCGTCGACGCGTTGCGCGAGCAGGCCGTCGGCCTGAACATCGCGACTTACGCGGTGGACTACGACGCGGGCAAGCTGCAGCTGGGCAGCGGGGACGGCGCCAAGGACGCGATCAAGCGCATCAAAGCCACGGCGACATCGTGCCCCGACACCAAGATCGTGTTGGGCGGATACTCGCAGGGGGCGAACGTCATCAACATCGTCGCCGGCAATCCCATCGTCGGGATTGCGTGGGGCGCTTCTCTGCCTTCTTCGTTCGCGACCAACGTCGCGGCGATCGCCACCTTCGGCAACGTCGCGAACCGCTCGGGCACGAAGCTGCCTTCCCAGTCCGAGATGTTCGCTGGGAAGGGGATCGACCTCTGTAACCCCGCCGATCCGATCTGTCACGCAGGGCCCGGCAACGAGTGGAGCGGTCACACCGACGGCTATGTGCCCGGGTACACCACGCAGGCAGCCGCTTTCGTGGCGTCCAAGTTGTTGGCCGGCACGGACCAGGTGGCCCCCGGTATCGGACCGCCGACGGGTTACGGACAGCTGCCGGGGTATGACACGTCGCTGCCGGGGCCCGCTCCTCAGGTGCCGATCTACGCGTCGCAGCCGCGGGGCTCCGACCACATGCCGCCGGGGTGGGACGAGTCGGCGCCGGGATTCGATCCGTCGTTGGCGACCGGGTTGCCGTGA
- a CDS encoding RNA polymerase sigma factor yields MDDLPLRELTPAVIGVLVHRGVDFATAEDAVQEALVAAALAWPDQQPADPKGWLVTVAWRKFLDAHRSENSRRDREQRVAVEPAPGPTESADDTLQLFFLCAHPSLSSASAVALTLRAVGGLTTRQIAQAYLVPEATMAQRISRAKRTVRDVRFSEPGDLGTVRRVLYLVFNEGYTGDVDLAAEAIRLARELASRTESADDYPETAGLLALMLLHHARRPARTRDDGSLVPLAEQDRTRWNTSLIAEGVVILQEALSRDRLGEFQAQAAIAALHADAPRAEETDWVQIVGWYDELLRLTGSPVVALNRAIAIGEADGPTAGLAALTEVDPGLPRYPAASAYLHERAGDLATAARLYAEAAQSAPNLAERHHLTKQAARIGRTLRDID; encoded by the coding sequence GGCCGAGGACGCCGTGCAGGAGGCACTCGTTGCGGCCGCGCTGGCCTGGCCCGACCAGCAGCCCGCCGACCCGAAGGGCTGGCTCGTCACGGTCGCGTGGCGCAAGTTCCTCGACGCACACCGATCGGAGAACTCGCGCCGCGACCGGGAGCAGCGGGTCGCCGTCGAGCCGGCTCCCGGACCGACTGAGTCCGCAGACGACACGTTGCAGCTCTTCTTCCTGTGCGCACATCCATCGTTGTCCTCGGCCTCCGCGGTGGCGCTCACGCTGCGCGCCGTCGGAGGCCTGACCACCCGGCAGATCGCCCAGGCATATCTAGTACCGGAAGCGACGATGGCGCAACGGATCAGCCGCGCCAAACGCACGGTCCGCGACGTGCGGTTCTCCGAGCCGGGCGACCTGGGCACCGTGCGGCGCGTGTTGTATCTCGTCTTCAACGAGGGCTACACGGGTGACGTCGACCTGGCGGCCGAGGCGATCCGGCTCGCACGTGAGTTGGCGTCGAGGACCGAGTCCGCCGACGACTATCCGGAGACCGCGGGACTCTTGGCCCTCATGCTGCTGCACCATGCCCGGCGGCCGGCTCGGACCCGAGACGACGGCAGCCTCGTCCCCCTGGCCGAGCAGGACCGCACCCGCTGGAACACCTCGCTCATCGCCGAGGGCGTCGTCATCCTGCAGGAGGCGCTCAGCCGCGACCGACTCGGCGAGTTTCAGGCGCAAGCGGCGATCGCTGCGCTGCACGCCGATGCGCCGCGCGCCGAGGAGACCGACTGGGTGCAGATCGTCGGCTGGTACGACGAGTTGCTCCGGCTCACAGGAAGCCCGGTCGTGGCGCTCAACCGGGCCATCGCGATCGGCGAGGCCGACGGCCCGACAGCGGGCCTCGCGGCCCTGACCGAGGTGGACCCGGGCCTACCTCGCTACCCCGCCGCGTCGGCCTACCTCCACGAGAGGGCCGGCGACCTGGCGACCGCAGCACGGCTGTATGCCGAAGCCGCCCAGTCCGCTCCAAATCTGGCAGAACGCCACCACCTCACCAAGCAGGCGGCGCGGATTGGTCGGACCCTTCGCGACATCGACTAG
- a CDS encoding intersectin-EH binding protein Ibp1, with product MVHSLIPSKRLMLTGGLALAALAVPAIMATTAVSTPLAACTSGEESDVFTTTCVPYLVPTSNQGFTSTAANPDIPEIDGIPATGANSGSVIGLEEDQQAEGPQPIPRSTFSSSP from the coding sequence ATGGTGCACTCGCTGATCCCGTCAAAACGACTCATGCTCACCGGTGGACTCGCGCTGGCCGCCCTCGCGGTGCCGGCCATCATGGCCACGACGGCCGTGTCCACTCCCCTCGCGGCGTGCACCAGCGGTGAGGAGTCCGACGTGTTCACCACGACGTGCGTGCCGTACCTGGTGCCGACCTCGAACCAGGGCTTCACCTCAACCGCCGCCAATCCTGACATCCCCGAGATCGACGGCATCCCGGCCACCGGGGCCAACAGCGGAAGCGTCATCGGGTTGGAAGAGGACCAGCAGGCCGAGGGACCACAGCCGATTCCGCGCTCGACCTTCAGCTCCAGCCCGTAA
- a CDS encoding sensor domain-containing protein, which produces MATSGMAVTESQSAMADNSATMSPPECLAIDGAAEAAVYGNSGYWSERDESLNNGDAFTHYLKQAVVLFPTREVAGAFFDTSAQQWPACHEYTHAQSGTHWVVGQISNIDAALSAIATEQDAGSPGWACGRALALRNNIIVDINTCSANPADSASKIAGQIADDVTSRW; this is translated from the coding sequence ATGGCGACGTCCGGGATGGCGGTCACGGAGAGCCAGTCCGCGATGGCGGACAACAGTGCCACCATGTCGCCGCCGGAATGTCTCGCCATCGATGGTGCGGCAGAGGCTGCCGTTTACGGCAACAGCGGTTACTGGTCCGAGCGCGACGAGAGCCTCAACAACGGCGATGCCTTCACGCACTATCTCAAGCAGGCCGTGGTGCTGTTTCCGACCAGGGAGGTGGCGGGCGCGTTCTTCGACACCTCGGCTCAGCAGTGGCCGGCCTGCCACGAGTACACCCACGCACAGAGCGGCACGCACTGGGTCGTGGGACAGATCTCGAACATCGACGCAGCACTAAGCGCGATTGCGACCGAACAGGACGCCGGTAGCCCCGGCTGGGCCTGCGGACGCGCGCTGGCGTTGCGAAACAACATCATCGTCGACATCAACACGTGCAGCGCCAACCCAGCTGACTCGGCGTCGAAGATCGCAGGCCAGATCGCCGACGATGTGACTTCGCGGTGGTAG
- a CDS encoding acyl-CoA dehydrogenase family protein yields MNFDLTDEQGMLRDVTREALARTYDIDALLKVDDTELGWSRDVWSALAEIGILGLGFEPEEAGQIELMVVLNEIGRRLAPEPVAQAALIPGGLIAELGNDEQRGLLDAVSEGQTLLALAHQEPGMRGLSTRVTTRAERQGDSWTVTGRKNPVLSGDCADVFVVSAALETGVGLFVIDADAVSRHAFRTLDGQRAAQLNLDSVTAQPLGAGGDAASGLRRALIRHQSALCAEAVGAMEEALRLTTEYLKNRKQFGVPLSKFQALTQRAADMYVSLELARSMSLYAAISIADGNYDPVIAARAKLQICRSGRHIAQEAIQLHGGIGVTAEYPVGHYAARLTAIGQTLGSADDQLRTLMGALGSYETVSL; encoded by the coding sequence ATGAACTTCGACCTGACCGACGAGCAGGGCATGCTGCGTGACGTCACCCGCGAGGCGCTGGCGCGCACCTACGACATCGATGCGCTCCTCAAGGTCGACGACACCGAACTCGGCTGGAGCCGCGACGTCTGGTCAGCGCTGGCCGAGATCGGAATCCTCGGACTTGGTTTCGAGCCCGAGGAGGCCGGCCAGATCGAGTTGATGGTGGTACTCAACGAGATCGGGCGGCGGCTGGCGCCCGAACCCGTCGCGCAGGCGGCACTGATTCCCGGCGGACTGATCGCCGAACTTGGGAACGATGAACAGCGGGGGTTGCTCGACGCGGTGTCGGAGGGTCAGACGCTACTGGCCCTGGCACACCAGGAACCGGGCATGCGCGGTTTGTCGACACGCGTCACCACCCGCGCTGAGCGCCAAGGTGATTCGTGGACCGTCACCGGCCGTAAGAACCCGGTGCTGTCCGGCGATTGCGCCGACGTGTTCGTCGTGAGCGCGGCACTGGAGACTGGGGTCGGGCTGTTCGTCATCGACGCCGACGCCGTCAGCAGACACGCGTTCCGAACCCTCGACGGCCAGCGCGCCGCACAGCTGAACCTGGACTCCGTTACAGCGCAACCACTCGGTGCCGGCGGAGATGCGGCATCTGGCCTGCGAAGAGCCCTCATCCGGCATCAGTCGGCGCTGTGCGCCGAAGCGGTGGGCGCGATGGAGGAGGCCCTGCGCCTCACCACCGAGTACCTGAAGAACCGCAAGCAGTTCGGCGTGCCGCTGAGCAAGTTCCAGGCACTGACCCAACGCGCCGCGGACATGTACGTCTCGCTCGAACTGGCGCGCAGCATGAGCCTGTACGCCGCCATATCGATCGCCGACGGCAACTACGACCCCGTCATCGCCGCCAGGGCCAAACTGCAGATCTGTCGGTCGGGGCGCCACATCGCCCAGGAGGCGATTCAACTGCACGGCGGGATAGGCGTGACCGCCGAGTATCCGGTGGGCCACTACGCTGCCCGCCTCACCGCGATCGGCCAGACGCTGGGCTCGGCCGACGATCAGCTGCGCACGCTGATGGGTGCGCTCGGATCCTACGAGACCGTGTCGCTGTGA
- a CDS encoding nuclear transport factor 2 family protein encodes MFDEFQLRKLVHGYCRAVDRGDIDALRGLYHDDAEDDHGTFSTGGVDDFLSQLEAARPYIRSMQHNITTVNFAISGNTAEGEIYTLATHTFGAGDRDVDVIVGGRYLDKYERRSDTWKFIERKIVTDWAHINDPSSVDLSHPITKDTPAGSPDANDPSYQFFSLLQRDVE; translated from the coding sequence ATGTTCGACGAGTTTCAGTTGCGGAAGCTCGTGCACGGCTACTGCCGCGCCGTCGACCGCGGTGACATCGATGCGCTGCGCGGCCTCTATCACGACGACGCCGAGGACGACCACGGCACCTTCTCCACAGGTGGGGTCGACGACTTCCTCAGCCAGCTCGAGGCCGCCCGCCCCTACATTCGGTCGATGCAGCACAACATCACCACGGTGAACTTCGCCATCAGCGGCAACACCGCCGAAGGCGAGATCTACACCTTGGCGACGCACACGTTCGGCGCGGGCGATCGCGACGTCGACGTCATCGTCGGCGGCCGCTACCTCGACAAGTACGAGAGACGCTCCGACACATGGAAGTTCATCGAGCGAAAGATCGTCACCGACTGGGCCCACATCAATGACCCGTCCTCGGTGGACCTGAGCCATCCGATCACCAAGGACACTCCGGCAGGCTCTCCGGACGCGAATGATCCTTCGTACCAATTCTTCTCGCTGCTACAAAGGGATGTGGAGTGA
- a CDS encoding esterase family protein has translation MSGALVAMVLPALITVAGAPATANAFSREGLPIEYLSVPSAAMGRDIRVQFQGGGPHAVYLLDGLRAQDDFNGWDINTAAFEWFYESGLSVVMPVGGMSSFYTDWYQPAVGNGTTQTYKWETFLTQELPAWLSENKGVSQNGNAVVGLSMGGAPALTYATYHPDRFVYAASLSGFLNLSQGLWPRLVGIAMNDGGGFKADAMWGPPGDPAWARNDPTVNVAKLVANGTRLWVYCGNGTANELGAGNPGGGLLETSTLKSNIAFQNAYVAAGGTNAVFNFPPSGTHGWGYWGDQLLAMKPDLQRALGAEPTS, from the coding sequence ATGTCCGGTGCACTGGTGGCGATGGTGCTGCCCGCGCTCATCACCGTCGCCGGCGCGCCCGCCACCGCGAACGCGTTCTCCCGTGAGGGCCTGCCGATCGAGTACCTGAGCGTCCCGTCGGCGGCCATGGGCCGTGATATCCGCGTCCAGTTCCAGGGCGGCGGCCCGCACGCGGTCTATCTGCTCGACGGCCTGCGCGCGCAGGACGACTTCAACGGCTGGGACATCAACACCGCGGCATTCGAGTGGTTCTACGAGTCCGGCTTGTCGGTTGTCATGCCGGTCGGCGGCATGTCGAGCTTCTACACCGACTGGTACCAACCCGCCGTCGGCAACGGCACCACCCAGACCTACAAGTGGGAGACCTTCCTGACCCAGGAGCTGCCCGCCTGGCTCTCGGAGAACAAGGGTGTCTCGCAGAACGGCAACGCCGTCGTGGGGCTGTCCATGGGCGGTGCGCCCGCGCTGACCTATGCCACCTACCACCCGGACCGGTTCGTGTACGCCGCGTCGCTGTCGGGGTTCCTGAACCTGTCACAGGGCCTCTGGCCGAGGCTTGTCGGCATCGCCATGAACGACGGGGGCGGATTCAAGGCCGACGCCATGTGGGGTCCGCCCGGCGACCCGGCGTGGGCACGCAACGATCCCACGGTCAACGTCGCCAAGCTGGTCGCCAACGGCACCCGACTGTGGGTCTACTGCGGCAACGGCACCGCGAACGAGCTGGGCGCGGGCAACCCGGGTGGTGGCCTGCTGGAGACGTCGACACTCAAGAGCAACATCGCCTTCCAGAACGCGTACGTCGCCGCGGGAGGCACGAACGCCGTCTTCAACTTCCCGCCCAGCGGCACACACGGCTGGGGTTACTGGGGAGATCAGCTGCTGGCGATGAAGCCGGACTTGCAACGCGCGCTCGGCGCGGAACCGACTAGCTGA
- a CDS encoding DUF4189 domain-containing protein: MTSTYQGRALWRGRTTAATLLAAIAIVVGMVGAPAPAHAADQYIGLALGFINENPPVTMAGGSAISATQDQAGTGALTNCSNNGGGHCVTQVIAKNECAAAASNDFGEMTGASDPSLTAAQSKAKGMLQNQQGAKVIVSGCASGATPPPSNEPPPPAPLQGPTVSFDTVVGGLVAHITDRSGVSSQCTYTTDNFDRSFALPANGSYDLRIVPAVPRFRDWTVTITCDNGTSTTATTYF, translated from the coding sequence ATGACAAGCACTTACCAAGGCCGCGCTCTGTGGCGAGGCCGGACCACTGCTGCCACCCTGCTAGCCGCCATCGCGATCGTCGTCGGCATGGTCGGCGCACCCGCGCCGGCGCATGCGGCTGACCAGTACATCGGGTTGGCCCTCGGATTCATCAACGAGAATCCTCCCGTCACGATGGCTGGCGGGTCGGCGATCAGTGCCACGCAGGATCAGGCCGGCACGGGGGCGCTGACGAACTGCTCGAACAACGGCGGGGGCCACTGCGTGACTCAGGTGATCGCCAAGAACGAATGCGCCGCGGCCGCCTCGAATGACTTCGGCGAGATGACGGGAGCATCTGACCCGTCGCTAACCGCCGCCCAGAGCAAGGCCAAGGGCATGCTGCAGAACCAGCAGGGCGCGAAGGTCATCGTCTCGGGCTGCGCCAGCGGAGCCACCCCGCCACCGTCGAACGAACCGCCGCCGCCCGCGCCGCTGCAGGGGCCGACGGTCTCGTTCGACACGGTCGTGGGCGGTCTGGTGGCTCACATCACCGACCGCAGTGGAGTCTCGTCGCAGTGCACCTATACGACGGACAACTTCGACCGCAGCTTCGCCCTACCGGCGAACGGCAGTTACGACTTGAGGATCGTCCCCGCGGTTCCGCGATTCCGGGACTGGACCGTCACGATCACATGTGACAACGGAACCAGCACGACGGCCACGACGTACTTCTGA